In Gracilimonas sp., a single window of DNA contains:
- a CDS encoding DUF819 family protein, whose protein sequence is MDSALITSDAVTFGLLMAILAGIFITSHSDNPKWKKFYKFVPSLLLCYFLPSLLTTFGVVSEADSNLYYIASRYLLPASLVLLTLSIDLKGIMNLGPKAIIMFLAGTFSIMLGGPIAILIVGTISPEIIGGTGADEVWRGLATVAGSWIGGGANQTAMLEIYEPSTDLFGAMVTVDIIVANIWMAFLLYGAGISDRVDTWFKADASAITELKNKIADYQANIARIPTLVDFTKIIAVAFVLTALGHLAGDSIAPWIDANAPSLADLSLNSNFFWIIVVATTGGLIASFTKLRTLEGAGASKIGSLFLYILVMTIGMKMNIASMLDAPGYFVIGAVWILIHVTILLLVGKVIKAPFFFVAVGSQANVGGAASAPIVASAFHPALAPVGVLLAVLGYALGTYGAWLSAEMMRIVSGF, encoded by the coding sequence ATGGACTCAGCACTAATTACAAGCGATGCAGTCACCTTTGGACTTTTGATGGCTATTTTAGCCGGGATATTTATCACCTCCCACAGCGACAATCCAAAATGGAAAAAATTCTACAAGTTTGTCCCTTCACTGTTGCTGTGCTATTTCTTGCCTTCACTGCTAACTACTTTCGGTGTTGTCTCCGAAGCAGACTCAAATTTATATTACATCGCATCCCGTTATTTACTGCCGGCAAGTTTGGTGCTGCTAACTTTGAGTATTGATCTGAAGGGAATCATGAATCTTGGCCCAAAAGCAATTATCATGTTTTTGGCAGGAACCTTCAGCATTATGCTTGGTGGTCCAATTGCAATTTTGATCGTAGGAACCATCAGTCCTGAGATAATTGGAGGAACAGGAGCCGATGAAGTTTGGCGCGGGCTTGCAACCGTAGCCGGCAGTTGGATTGGGGGTGGTGCCAATCAAACCGCGATGCTGGAAATTTATGAACCAAGCACGGACCTTTTTGGAGCCATGGTGACTGTGGACATCATTGTAGCCAACATTTGGATGGCCTTCCTGTTATATGGAGCCGGAATCTCGGACCGGGTAGATACCTGGTTTAAAGCCGATGCTTCAGCCATTACCGAATTAAAAAATAAGATTGCGGATTATCAGGCAAATATTGCCCGCATTCCTACCCTTGTTGATTTCACTAAAATCATAGCTGTGGCTTTTGTACTTACAGCACTTGGTCATTTAGCAGGCGATTCCATTGCTCCCTGGATTGATGCCAATGCTCCTTCCCTGGCAGACCTGAGCCTGAACTCCAATTTTTTCTGGATTATTGTAGTCGCGACTACCGGCGGGCTCATCGCTTCATTTACCAAATTACGCACCCTTGAAGGGGCCGGAGCTTCAAAAATCGGAAGCTTATTTCTCTACATTTTAGTAATGACAATTGGGATGAAAATGAATATTGCCTCAATGCTGGATGCGCCCGGTTATTTTGTTATTGGTGCCGTTTGGATACTTATTCACGTAACCATATTACTGTTGGTTGGGAAAGTGATCAAAGCTCCGTTCTTCTTTGTTGCGGTTGGAAGCCAGGCCAATGTTGGCGGTGCCGCTTCCGCTCCAATCGTAGCTTCAGCATTTCATCCAGCCTTAGCTCCGGTTGGGGTTTTACTAGCTGTTTTGGGATATGCTCTCGGAACCTATGGAGCCTGGCTAAGTGCTGAGATGATGCGAATCGTATCAGGCTTTTAA
- the lysC gene encoding lysine-sensitive aspartokinase 3, translating to MIVSKFGGTSVGTYEAMQRSAKIVAADSDRRLIVISATSGTTNDLVALSASQLNSTMREELLGNIEKRHLEIIGHCKDQEHVRDRFYTEFSKLREHLDFVGRDKRWKDQLYAYGEMMSTRIFVEVLKENGVDAEWLDAREIMKTDSTFGNAEPNLVSIKKKADKLLQKEKIYLTQGFIGSDVFGNTTTLGRGGSDFSASLFAEVVGADTLEIWTDVAGVFTTDPRIVPNAHPIYEITFDEAAELSVFGGKVLHPATLKPAIRGGVNVRVASSSDPDKPGTYIVEDAEKKPPIRAISLRKDQTLLTVNSLEMLHQHGFLAHLFKVLAEHKISVDLVSTSEVSVALTLDTAVNAANKVELTDDVLDELGHFAEIIVEKDLALIALIGNNLQKTSGIGGPLFTALENYNVRLICHGASPNNLCFLIDLDQAEDVVRMLHEKFITE from the coding sequence ATGATCGTATCTAAATTTGGAGGCACCAGTGTCGGTACATACGAAGCCATGCAGCGAAGTGCCAAAATCGTGGCCGCTGATTCTGATCGCCGGTTAATTGTAATCAGTGCTACTTCAGGCACAACCAATGACTTGGTAGCTCTATCGGCAAGTCAACTTAATTCGACCATGCGGGAGGAGCTTCTTGGTAATATTGAGAAGCGTCATCTTGAGATTATAGGACATTGTAAGGATCAGGAGCACGTCAGGGATCGTTTTTATACTGAATTCTCCAAACTACGGGAACATTTGGATTTTGTGGGAAGGGATAAGCGCTGGAAAGATCAGTTATATGCTTATGGAGAGATGATGTCGACACGGATTTTTGTTGAAGTGTTGAAAGAAAATGGAGTGGATGCCGAATGGCTGGATGCCCGTGAAATTATGAAAACGGATTCTACTTTTGGAAATGCGGAACCCAATTTGGTCTCTATTAAGAAAAAGGCTGATAAGCTCCTTCAGAAAGAGAAAATATATTTAACTCAGGGCTTTATCGGTTCAGATGTATTTGGAAACACGACCACATTGGGACGCGGGGGGAGTGATTTCTCAGCCTCACTTTTTGCAGAGGTGGTGGGTGCAGATACACTTGAAATTTGGACTGATGTAGCCGGGGTATTTACCACGGATCCGCGCATCGTGCCAAATGCACACCCTATCTATGAAATTACTTTTGATGAAGCAGCTGAGCTGTCTGTGTTTGGTGGAAAAGTACTACATCCTGCCACATTAAAGCCGGCTATTCGGGGTGGGGTAAATGTGAGGGTGGCTTCAAGTTCAGATCCCGATAAACCTGGAACTTATATTGTAGAAGATGCAGAAAAAAAGCCGCCGATTCGAGCAATTTCGCTTCGAAAAGATCAAACGCTCCTTACCGTAAACAGCCTTGAAATGCTTCATCAGCATGGATTTTTGGCTCACTTGTTTAAGGTTTTAGCTGAACATAAAATCTCAGTAGATTTGGTAAGTACCAGTGAGGTAAGTGTAGCCCTTACATTGGATACAGCTGTTAATGCAGCTAATAAGGTTGAATTAACTGATGATGTATTGGATGAGCTGGGACATTTTGCAGAGATCATTGTTGAAAAGGATTTGGCACTTATAGCTTTAATCGGTAATAATCTTCAAAAAACGTCAGGTATTGGCGGGCCTTTATTTACTGCTCTTGAAAACTATAACGTGCGTTTAATTTGTCATGGAGCCAGTCCAAACAATTTGTGCTTCCTGATAGATCTTGATCAAGCAGAGGATGTTGTGCGTATGTTGCACGAAAAATTTATTACAGAATAA
- a CDS encoding dihydrodipicolinate reductase C-terminal domain-containing protein encodes MKIAVIGTGKTGGRVVELLGDELAEAFDSTNPPTADKLRKADAVIIFVPGDAVPEILDTVLESGIPAAWGSTGYDWPDNLEDRLKANDTQWVLASNFSLGMNIIRKSIEAISAGSAILKNPEFHIHEVHHIHKKDAPSGTALSWKEWLDREVEVTSAREGDVKGIHELTLKTETEEITLRHKALNRALFAEGAIWAAKQLVEHSKMEAGIRTFGELFDQIIKEQE; translated from the coding sequence ATGAAAATTGCAGTTATTGGAACCGGGAAAACAGGTGGGAGAGTCGTAGAGTTGTTAGGTGATGAATTAGCCGAAGCTTTTGACAGCACGAACCCACCAACCGCAGATAAACTACGAAAAGCAGATGCGGTCATTATTTTTGTGCCGGGAGATGCAGTGCCTGAAATACTGGACACGGTGCTAGAATCAGGAATTCCGGCCGCTTGGGGAAGTACGGGTTACGATTGGCCGGATAACCTGGAAGATCGTTTGAAAGCCAATGATACGCAGTGGGTACTTGCTTCTAATTTCAGTTTAGGGATGAATATTATCCGAAAAAGTATTGAAGCTATATCCGCAGGATCGGCTATTTTGAAGAACCCAGAATTCCATATTCACGAAGTGCATCATATTCACAAAAAAGATGCCCCCAGCGGAACGGCTCTTTCATGGAAAGAATGGCTGGATAGAGAAGTGGAAGTTACCTCAGCTCGGGAAGGTGATGTGAAAGGAATTCACGAATTAACCCTCAAAACAGAAACAGAAGAAATAACTTTAAGACACAAAGCCCTGAACCGGGCTTTGTTTGCGGAAGGAGCCATTTGGGCAGCCAAACAGTTGGTTGAGCACTCGAAGATGGAAGCGGGAATTCGTACCTTTGGAGAGTTATTTGATCAAATTATAAAAGAACAGGAATAA
- the dapA gene encoding 4-hydroxy-tetrahydrodipicolinate synthase produces MEKFPLWTAIVTPMNANGSVDYDSFEYILRKQEEAGNGVLVLGSTGEGLNLNEEEKREIVEFTKGLNLDVPMMVGIGGFNLPAQADFIHFCNEIQPDVLLLVTPLYAKPGAEGQFEWFSELMAETDIPCMLYNVPSRTGVKMHPSVPARLKQEFDHLFGVKEASGSVEEFKAFRREAPDVKFYSGDDGLTPAFAKEGAVGLVSVASNVWPKATHRYTEMCIEGNSDNLFPLWKNATDVLFKAPNPVPAKVLLNRKDWITNDTVRLPLSLGDISDKVEQELLKADKEISNWLEDQQ; encoded by the coding sequence ATGGAGAAATTTCCACTTTGGACCGCAATTGTTACCCCGATGAATGCAAACGGGAGCGTAGATTACGATAGTTTTGAATACATTCTGAGAAAACAAGAGGAAGCCGGAAATGGAGTTTTGGTGTTAGGGAGTACCGGTGAGGGATTAAACCTGAATGAAGAAGAAAAACGAGAAATTGTAGAGTTTACCAAAGGATTAAACCTGGATGTACCCATGATGGTAGGGATCGGTGGTTTTAACCTGCCGGCTCAGGCAGATTTCATTCACTTTTGCAATGAAATTCAACCCGATGTGTTGTTATTAGTGACCCCGCTTTATGCTAAACCCGGCGCTGAGGGGCAATTTGAATGGTTTAGTGAGCTGATGGCAGAAACAGATATACCATGCATGCTGTATAATGTACCATCCCGAACCGGCGTAAAAATGCATCCTTCTGTTCCGGCAAGACTAAAGCAGGAATTCGATCATCTGTTTGGTGTGAAAGAAGCAAGCGGAAGTGTAGAAGAATTTAAAGCATTCCGCCGGGAAGCTCCGGATGTGAAGTTCTATAGTGGTGATGACGGACTAACCCCCGCTTTTGCCAAAGAAGGGGCAGTGGGATTGGTTTCGGTCGCCTCAAATGTATGGCCGAAAGCTACTCATAGATATACTGAAATGTGTATAGAAGGGAATTCAGATAATCTGTTCCCCCTTTGGAAAAATGCTACGGATGTTCTATTTAAAGCTCCAAATCCGGTTCCTGCTAAAGTGTTGCTTAATCGAAAGGACTGGATCACCAATGATACCGTTCGGTTGCCATTATCACTGGGTGATATTTCCGATAAAGTAGAGCAAGAGCTTCTCAAAGCAGACAAAGAGATCAGTAATTGGCTGGAAGATCAGCAATGA
- a CDS encoding 2,3,4,5-tetrahydropyridine-2,6-dicarboxylate N-succinyltransferase yields the protein MLQKYPQDDTINEFNNQKHRMNYEDVLDQLEEGTLRASNKTENGWKANVEVKEAILASFKSGENTSYEGIYEGFVDKHNLPPRFFAPEDGVRLVPGGSSVRRGAYVASGVIIMPPAYINVGAYVDEGSMVDSHALVGSCAQIGKNVHLSAGVQIGGVLEPVGMNPVIIEDDCFIGAGAVIVEGILVKKGAVIAPGVTLSKAVPVYDIVNQKMLDRGADIPENAVVIPGTRPVNNDWAKEKGLSMACPIIVKYRDEGSNASLELENALR from the coding sequence ATCCTTCAGAAGTATCCTCAGGATGACACAATTAATGAATTCAATAATCAAAAACACAGAATGAATTACGAAGACGTTTTAGACCAATTAGAAGAAGGAACCTTACGAGCCTCGAATAAGACGGAGAATGGCTGGAAAGCAAATGTTGAAGTGAAGGAAGCGATCCTTGCTTCCTTCAAAAGTGGGGAGAATACATCTTATGAAGGTATTTACGAGGGGTTTGTGGATAAACACAATTTGCCGCCCCGATTTTTTGCTCCCGAAGACGGTGTACGTTTAGTGCCCGGTGGGTCTTCTGTACGTCGGGGAGCCTATGTAGCATCCGGTGTAATTATTATGCCACCTGCTTATATCAATGTTGGAGCATATGTAGATGAAGGCTCAATGGTGGATAGTCATGCTTTAGTAGGTTCTTGTGCCCAGATAGGGAAAAATGTGCATCTTTCAGCCGGAGTTCAAATTGGTGGGGTTTTAGAGCCGGTTGGCATGAACCCGGTAATTATTGAGGATGATTGTTTTATCGGCGCAGGTGCTGTTATTGTGGAAGGGATTTTGGTTAAGAAAGGAGCGGTGATTGCACCCGGTGTAACGCTGTCTAAAGCTGTTCCTGTTTATGATATCGTAAATCAAAAAATGCTGGATCGCGGAGCCGATATCCCTGAAAATGCAGTGGTGATTCCGGGTACCCGACCGGTTAATAACGATTGGGCTAAAGAAAAAGGCCTAAGCATGGCATGCCCGATTATTGTGAAGTATCGAGATGAAGGAAGCAATGCCTCGCTTGAGTTAGAAAATGCTCTTAGATAA
- the thrC gene encoding threonine synthase codes for MKATNSGYTMSCIMCGRENDERETSTYCTHCGGVLEIEYHQSGKNIQYPLKKILPDPLKNHFTPLKRLNRLSEKYEAELYGKLEFEHPTGCFKDRGSYIEVQKALELGADAICLASTGNMAASVAAYACYFKIPCFVFVPEKTPEVKLAQATIYDATILKIKGDFTACEKLCREFAKSGNYYLAGDYVFRQEGQKSFSYELYEQGDTEFDYIFVPIGAGTNFAAIYKGYKEMKASGMIDMIPKFVAVQPEQSSPVVEGIFKKEKIVKDHVNTMADAVAVSDPFDFYKVLRGIEETDGLAFTATENELLDSMKEMTVEEGYFTEPACAIPLATFKNNLDQFKGKKCLFVLTGTGLKSSHIVAKYSLSSPVLPPNLDRVQQYIESGFVDMQKNSWGQTRNTGFENVNMDEGHTKLYDEYVHNINRKGKTLKEEEIRVLRSLVYNEDADLEYPVEVVDYKLTMRKHGLVSAAVKLRINGGDEVISLDQGVGPIDAILTAIKAETDSFIPLEVTNHEVEILSPDTDSLVVVTLTMEKEGHKFTSKGASPDTLEAVIQAFVKGLAVANKALAV; via the coding sequence ATGAAAGCAACTAATTCCGGATATACTATGAGCTGCATCATGTGCGGCCGGGAAAATGACGAGAGAGAGACGAGTACCTATTGTACCCACTGCGGAGGAGTGCTTGAAATAGAATACCATCAATCGGGAAAAAATATACAGTATCCTCTCAAAAAAATACTGCCGGATCCCCTGAAAAATCATTTTACCCCTTTAAAAAGACTAAACCGGCTTTCGGAAAAATATGAAGCTGAATTATATGGAAAACTTGAATTTGAACACCCCACCGGTTGTTTTAAAGATCGTGGAAGTTATATTGAAGTTCAGAAAGCCCTCGAGTTGGGTGCGGATGCCATTTGCCTGGCTTCAACCGGAAACATGGCAGCCTCGGTGGCTGCTTATGCATGTTATTTTAAAATACCTTGTTTCGTTTTTGTACCTGAAAAAACGCCGGAGGTAAAATTAGCTCAGGCTACCATCTACGATGCCACCATTCTCAAAATAAAAGGAGATTTTACAGCCTGCGAAAAACTTTGCAGGGAATTCGCCAAATCAGGGAATTATTACCTGGCCGGAGATTATGTATTCCGGCAAGAAGGCCAAAAATCATTCTCTTATGAGCTTTATGAGCAAGGAGATACAGAATTCGATTATATATTTGTTCCGATCGGTGCAGGAACTAATTTCGCTGCCATTTATAAGGGTTATAAGGAAATGAAAGCCTCCGGGATGATCGATATGATCCCAAAATTTGTGGCAGTTCAGCCCGAACAAAGTTCTCCGGTAGTTGAGGGTATTTTCAAGAAAGAAAAAATTGTCAAAGATCACGTGAATACCATGGCTGATGCTGTCGCAGTCAGTGACCCCTTTGATTTCTATAAGGTATTGAGGGGCATTGAAGAAACAGACGGACTTGCTTTTACCGCTACCGAAAATGAGCTCCTTGATTCCATGAAAGAGATGACCGTTGAGGAAGGCTATTTTACTGAACCTGCCTGTGCCATTCCATTAGCGACATTCAAAAACAACCTCGACCAATTTAAAGGGAAAAAGTGTTTATTTGTGTTGACGGGAACCGGACTTAAGAGTTCCCACATTGTGGCCAAATATTCCCTTTCCTCTCCGGTACTCCCTCCCAACCTGGACCGTGTTCAGCAGTACATTGAATCCGGCTTTGTGGATATGCAGAAAAATAGCTGGGGACAAACACGCAATACCGGGTTTGAAAACGTAAATATGGATGAAGGCCATACAAAACTGTATGATGAATACGTGCATAACATCAACCGGAAGGGAAAGACCTTAAAAGAAGAAGAAATCAGAGTATTGAGGTCTTTAGTGTATAACGAAGACGCTGATCTTGAATATCCTGTGGAAGTAGTTGATTACAAATTGACCATGCGCAAACACGGCCTTGTGAGTGCTGCTGTAAAACTGCGAATCAATGGCGGTGATGAAGTAATCTCACTAGACCAGGGTGTTGGCCCTATTGATGCTATACTTACAGCTATAAAAGCTGAAACTGATTCCTTTATCCCCCTTGAAGTAACCAATCACGAAGTAGAAATTCTAAGCCCTGATACGGATTCTTTGGTAGTCGTTACACTTACTATGGAAAAAGAAGGCCACAAATTTACTTCCAAAGGAGCCTCCCCTGATACGTTGGAAGCAGTAATACAAGCGTTTGTGAAAGGACTTGCCGTAGCTAATAAGGCTCTGGCGGTTTGA
- a CDS encoding anhydro-N-acetylmuramic acid kinase, with protein MNKYIAKLREISGKPERLILGLMSGTSLDGLDISLCKVSGTGRSIDIEVIHFTTIEYDTELREKLFAIQSNDKTDTRLLTYLHSELGDLYGGWILNSLDDWGVNTGDVDLIASHGQTVYHAPAETGGSLNATFQIVDGDHIAQSTGIITISDFRQKHTAVGGEGAPLAGIFDEMIFQSESENRMLLNLGGIANFTWLPSKNNGGKIITGDTGPANTLINEAMKKYFERPYDEGGKVAAKGTVHSELVRYVLLEPYFRKPFPKTTGQEDFRLTYIEELMEGHQIKLTPEDLVTSLTAITSQSISRAADEVVGDQDFECYVSGGGVHNKTLMDDLQKRLSQAEFKSFDELGIPADAKEAAMMAFFANELVAGEGFPIPEITDEKIHLGKISLPF; from the coding sequence ATGAATAAATACATAGCAAAACTCCGGGAAATTTCAGGAAAACCGGAACGACTTATTCTTGGTCTAATGTCCGGAACTTCCCTTGATGGACTCGATATTTCGCTCTGCAAAGTATCTGGAACCGGCCGATCCATAGATATCGAAGTAATTCATTTTACGACCATTGAGTACGATACCGAATTGAGGGAAAAACTTTTTGCCATTCAATCCAATGATAAGACCGATACACGATTATTGACTTATCTTCATTCTGAATTGGGTGATCTGTATGGAGGGTGGATCCTGAATTCTCTGGACGATTGGGGAGTCAACACGGGAGATGTTGACCTGATCGCCAGCCATGGGCAGACGGTTTACCATGCTCCGGCTGAAACTGGAGGCAGTCTGAACGCGACTTTTCAAATAGTTGATGGAGATCATATTGCCCAAAGTACCGGAATCATTACTATATCAGATTTTCGCCAAAAACATACAGCGGTTGGAGGGGAAGGTGCTCCGCTTGCAGGCATTTTTGATGAAATGATATTTCAGTCAGAATCTGAAAACCGAATGCTGTTAAACCTTGGAGGGATTGCAAATTTCACTTGGCTGCCCTCTAAGAACAATGGGGGTAAAATAATTACAGGTGACACCGGTCCGGCTAATACGCTCATCAACGAAGCCATGAAAAAGTATTTTGAACGTCCGTATGACGAAGGTGGTAAGGTTGCGGCCAAAGGAACGGTTCACTCCGAATTGGTTCGATACGTGCTTCTTGAGCCTTATTTTCGCAAACCTTTTCCAAAAACAACCGGACAGGAAGATTTCCGGCTGACATACATTGAAGAATTAATGGAGGGGCATCAAATTAAATTAACCCCGGAAGATCTGGTGACTTCTCTGACAGCCATAACTTCCCAAAGCATTAGCAGAGCGGCAGATGAAGTTGTCGGAGATCAAGATTTCGAATGCTATGTAAGCGGTGGCGGAGTCCATAACAAAACTTTGATGGATGATCTGCAAAAAAGATTATCACAGGCCGAATTCAAATCCTTTGACGAATTAGGAATCCCCGCCGATGCCAAAGAAGCCGCTATGATGGCCTTTTTTGCTAATGAGTTGGTAGCGGGTGAGGGGTTTCCCATACCTGAGATTACGGATGAAAAAATACATTTAGGGAAGATTAGTTTGCCGTTTTAG
- a CDS encoding aspartate aminotransferase family protein — protein sequence MDKAQQLEKKYHFQVYNRLPVTLSHGKGALLWDTEGNEYLDAFGGLAVNNLGHCHPRIVEAIKEQSEKLLHASNFFYNEPQSLLAEKLSKVSGLDRVFFCNSGVEAMEGCVKLARKWGKKNGKSGNIITLSEGFHGRSVTTIAMGMPSYREGFDPMPTGFDHVPFNDFKALQKTATKDTIAIVFETIQGSGGVNVIDAEFMEKTRKLCDELNILMILDEVQCGVGRSGKFYAYQHFDVLPDIVATAKALAGGIPIGAIMAKEEVASALGFGDHGTTFGGNPFATHVANAALDAIEEENIVEQAAEKGVFMMELLKKNLAGNPSVKDIRGLGLMIGVELNRPARPVVDKMFEHKVLGNAAHGTVVRFLPPLVITREQIERVVEVLVLSLNQTE from the coding sequence ATGGACAAAGCGCAGCAACTCGAAAAAAAATATCACTTCCAGGTGTACAATCGCCTGCCGGTTACCTTATCGCATGGAAAAGGAGCACTCCTATGGGATACCGAAGGAAATGAATATCTGGATGCTTTTGGGGGATTAGCGGTTAATAATCTCGGACATTGCCACCCGCGAATTGTGGAAGCCATTAAAGAGCAGTCAGAGAAGTTACTGCATGCCTCTAATTTCTTTTATAACGAGCCACAGAGTTTACTGGCCGAAAAGCTTTCTAAAGTTTCCGGATTAGATCGGGTATTTTTTTGCAACAGCGGCGTTGAGGCCATGGAAGGTTGTGTAAAACTGGCTCGAAAATGGGGTAAAAAAAACGGAAAATCCGGGAATATCATTACGCTGAGTGAAGGCTTTCACGGGCGTTCCGTAACCACCATCGCTATGGGAATGCCCAGTTACCGTGAAGGATTTGACCCAATGCCCACCGGCTTCGACCATGTTCCTTTTAACGATTTTAAGGCTCTGCAAAAGACTGCTACCAAAGATACCATTGCCATCGTTTTTGAAACCATCCAGGGTTCAGGCGGAGTAAACGTAATTGATGCCGAGTTCATGGAAAAAACCCGAAAACTTTGTGATGAACTCAATATCCTCATGATTCTTGATGAAGTGCAATGTGGAGTTGGGCGATCCGGTAAATTCTACGCTTACCAACATTTTGATGTGCTGCCGGATATCGTGGCTACCGCTAAAGCTCTGGCCGGCGGAATTCCGATTGGGGCCATTATGGCTAAGGAAGAAGTGGCATCGGCCCTTGGGTTCGGTGATCATGGAACTACATTCGGTGGAAACCCCTTCGCGACTCATGTAGCAAATGCAGCTCTCGATGCAATTGAAGAAGAAAATATTGTGGAGCAGGCCGCCGAAAAGGGAGTTTTTATGATGGAGTTACTGAAAAAGAATTTAGCCGGAAACCCCTCAGTAAAAGATATCCGCGGACTTGGGCTTATGATCGGAGTAGAGCTTAACCGTCCTGCTCGCCCGGTCGTAGATAAGATGTTTGAACATAAAGTATTGGGTAATGCCGCACACGGGACCGTAGTTAGATTCCTGCCCCCGCTTGTCATCACCAGAGAACAAATTGAGCGGGTGGTTGAAGTGTTGGTATTATCCTTAAATCAAACTGAGTAA